One window of the Daphnia pulex isolate KAP4 chromosome 8, ASM2113471v1 genome contains the following:
- the LOC124200244 gene encoding alpha-(1,3)-fucosyltransferase C-like: MKQGSISISKLNCKKSAPTLRENKTILIWNSAHRIETAAFGFELDSFRRHGCEVSDCIVFDNATSHELLPLEDYDAIIIHMHELWLTHLPEFQRKSHQRLIFLSQESPTTLPIDVTKFGNYFNWTMTYKLNSDVQLLYGRVSPRSTAPKTSEETRKMIEETHLSSTKNYAAKKTSPVVWMASHCGTHSLRETYVHQLGKFIPVDVYGGCGNLSCSRNHSHWLSFPHCYNVLEEKYKFYLSFENSICTDYATEKFFEILKHNMVPVVYGGANYSLIAPPHSYINALDFTPEKLAEYLKLVDSNDTLYNEYFWWKDHYEVEAGVDQMASHGFCDLCKKLHQDQGVIKYYSELVSEWHYNTQCHQFTSWETQS, encoded by the exons atgaagcAAGGAAGCATTTCAATATCGAAACTCAATTGCAAAAAG AGTGCTCCAACattgcgtgaaaataaaactattttgaTATGGAACAGTGCACATCGGATCGAGACGGCCGCATTTGGATTTGAACTCGACTCATTTCGCCGGCACGGTTGCGAAGTTTCTGATTGCATTGTTTTCGACAATGCAACATCACACGAATTATTGCCGCTTGAAGATTACGATGCAATCATTATTCACATGCATGAGCTGTGGTTAACACACCTGCCAGAATTTCAGAGAAAATCACATCAGCGCTTAATTTTTCTATCGCAAGAATCGCCTACTACACTGCCCATCGACGTAACTAAGTTTGGTAATTACTTCAACTGGACGATGACTTACAAACTTAATTCGGATGTTCAATTACTCTACGGTAGAGTTTCACCGCGTTCGACAGCACCCAAAACTTCAGAAGAAACGCGCAAAATGATTGAAGAAACACATCTTTCATCAACCAAAAACTACGCTGCTAAAAAAACCTCGCCAGTCGTTTGGATGGCATCTCATTGTGGTACTCACAGTTTGCGAGAAACTTACGTGCATCAGCTTGGCAAATTCATCCCTGTCGATGTTTATGGCGGATGCGGTAATTTGAGTTGTTCTCGAAATCACTCACACTGGCTATCTTTCCCGCATTGCTACAACGTATTGGAGGAGAAATACAAATTCTATTTGTCGTTCGAAAATTCAATCTGCACCGATTACGCCAcggaaaaattctttgagATTCTGAAGCACAATATGGTTCCGGTCGTCTACGGAGGGGCCAACTATAGCCTGATCGCACCACCCCATTCTTACATTAATGCACTGGATTTTACTCCGGAGAAATTGGCCGAGTACCTGAAACTTGTTGATTCCAACGACACGCTCTACAATGAGTATTTCTGGTGGAAGGATCACTATGAGGTAGAAGCTGGAGTGGATCAAATGGCTAGCCACGGTTTCTGCGACTTGTGCAAGAAACTTCACCAAGATCAAGGTGTAATCAAGTACTATTCCGAGTTAGTTTCGGAGTGGCATTACAATACGCAATGTCATCAGTTTACTTCTTGGGAAACTCAAAGTTAG
- the LOC124200246 gene encoding alpha-(1,3)-fucosyltransferase C-like produces MLFKDNDQSSKKNESVIEVIQVGHRLLNLYFTKMLLTFLIAIVVLTMVPFEKYVTGSNLQQNNLSSDKPIFDRFSRVKNRGNKTILIWNSAHRIETAAFGFGYQPFIQHGCEVSDCVVFDYATTPELLPLEDYDAIIIHMHELWLTQLPEFKRQAHQRLIFLTQESPTTMPIDITEFGNYFNWTMSYRLNSDVQLPYGRVSPRPTAPTTADETRKMIEETHLSSTKNYAANKTQPVGWMVSHCDTNSLRETYVRQLSKFIPVDVYGECGNLSCPRNHDHWLSYPECYTMLEEKYKFYLSFENSICTDYATEKFFEILKHNMIPVVYGGANYSQIAPPHSYIDAMDFTPEKLVEYLKLVDSNDTLYNEYFWWKDHYEVEAGVDQMASHGFCDLCKKLHQDHGVNKFYTELVSEWDPNNKCKLMNSWK; encoded by the coding sequence ATGTTATTTAAGGATAACGATCAaagttcaaagaaaaacgaatccGTAATTGAAGTTATTCAAGTTGGTCATCGACTTTTGAACTTGTACTTCACTAAAATGTTGCTAACATTTTTAATCGCTATCGTAGTTCTTACGATGGtcccatttgaaaaatacgtCACAGGTTCAAATCTACAACAGAATAACTTGTCGTCTGACAAACCAATTTTCGATAGGTTTTCGAGAGTAAAAAATCGTGGaaacaaaactattttgaTATGGAACAGTGCACATCGGATCGAAACGGCCGCATTTGGATTTGGTTACCAGCCCTTTATTCAACATGGATGCGAAGTTTCTGACTGCGTCGTTTTCGACTATGCAACAACACCAGAATTATTGCCTCTCGAAGATTACGATGCTATCATTATTCACATGCATGAGCTGTGGTTAACACAACTACCAGAATTTAAGAGACAAGCGCATCAgcgcttaatttttttaacacaggAATCGCCTACCACCATGCCAATCGACATAACTGAGTTTGGTAATTACTTCAACTGGACCATGAGTTACAGACTTAATTCGGATGTTCAATTACCCTACGGTAGAGTTTCACCGCGTCCGACAGCACCCACAACTGCAGACGAAACACGAAAAATGATTGAGGAAACGCATCTTTCATCAACCAAAAACTACGCTGCCAACAAGACCCAGCCAGTCGGTTGGATGGTGTCTCATTGTGATACTAACAGTTTGCGAGAGACTTACGTTCGTCAGCTTAGTAAATTCATCCCTGTCGATGTTTATGGCGAATGCGGTAATTTGAGTTGTCCCAGGAATCATGACCATTGGTTGTCTTATCCGGAATGTTACACCATGCTGGAGGAGAAATACAAATTCTATTTGTCGTTCGAAAATTCAATCTGCACCGATTACGCCACggaaaaattttttgagaTTCTGAAGCACAATATGATTCCGGTCGTCTACGGAGGGGCCAACTATAGCCAGATCGCACCACCCCATTCCTACATTGACGCAATGGATTTTACTCCGGAGAAACTGGTCGAGTACCTGAAACTTGTTGATTCCAACGACACGCTCTACAATGAGTATTTCTGGTGGAAGGATCACTATGAGGTAGAGGCTGGAGTGGATCAAATGGCTAGCCACGGTTTCTGCGACTTGTGCAAGAAACTTCATCAAGATCATGGTGTAAACAAATTCTACACTGAGTTAGTATCAGAATGGGATCCGAATAATAAGTGTAAGCTCATGAATtcttggaaatga
- the LOC124200251 gene encoding uncharacterized protein LOC124200251, with protein sequence MTTHAATSYYTEASNCYTEAPADVSTKTVEYYTEEAKYFSAPIYTTTTEAAKYYAVPTCYTKAALSCYVEQKYYTDAPVYYTTTYATPSFNTAAPKYYTEEAAYYTTTYAA encoded by the exons atgactacgcatgctgccacatcctactacaccgaggcttctaa ctgctacaccgaggctcccgctgatgtctccaccaagacggttgagtactacaccgaagaggcaaagtacttctctgccccgatctacacaaccacaactgaggcggccaagtattacgcagtcccgacttgctacacaaaagccgctctttcgtgctacgttgaacagaaatactacactgatgctccagtctactacaccacgacctacgctacacctagcttcaacaccgcagcccccaagtactacaccgaagaagccgcctattacacaactacgtacgctgcctag